From the Deinococcus aquaticus genome, one window contains:
- a CDS encoding transposase, with product MPRIPSLPHSIITAQLNRVTSLSGLIPYSTLCKSAISKEMARDSFASTEDFKRRARNAPEGAFLAIDFVMVPHAGRTMEGVNYHYSGQAQTRLGHQFTSAALVRFGEDPVPLLERFKVSQALHTERYPYRTATQEMIHVVQDCLAAGVPMAGLLLDGEFGRDAAVTFSREHQIPVLIRAKANMTVQFEGEGLTLGALSRQFPPERCHLYAEFGWRVRRLSVTREVGGFDVLIVWRKVHGEWTRFFLFSTFGGDVTVRSLLRAWKARWGIEVIHRFFKQNLGLGRCHCRTIQAQENWVWCVVEAFHAVLRVRREVPGMTWRAAQRQAAQNAEKYVLTGMEQDGPLLDAA from the coding sequence ATGCCTCGCATCCCCAGCCTACCGCACAGCATCATCACCGCTCAGCTGAACCGGGTCACCAGCCTCAGTGGCCTCATCCCCTACAGCACCCTGTGTAAAAGTGCCATCTCCAAAGAGATGGCGCGGGACTCCTTCGCCTCCACGGAGGACTTCAAGCGTCGAGCCAGGAACGCGCCGGAGGGCGCGTTCCTGGCCATTGATTTCGTCATGGTGCCCCACGCCGGACGGACGATGGAAGGCGTGAACTACCACTACAGCGGTCAGGCCCAGACCCGTCTGGGCCATCAGTTCACCTCCGCGGCCCTGGTCAGGTTCGGTGAAGATCCAGTTCCGTTGCTGGAGCGCTTCAAGGTTTCCCAGGCCCTGCATACAGAGCGCTATCCTTACCGTACAGCGACTCAGGAAATGATCCACGTCGTCCAGGATTGCCTCGCGGCGGGCGTCCCCATGGCGGGTCTCCTCCTGGATGGGGAGTTCGGGCGGGACGCGGCTGTGACCTTCAGTCGCGAGCATCAGATTCCGGTATTGATCCGTGCCAAAGCCAATATGACCGTGCAGTTCGAGGGTGAGGGACTCACCCTCGGTGCGCTGAGTCGGCAGTTCCCTCCAGAACGCTGCCACCTGTACGCGGAGTTCGGGTGGCGTGTCCGTCGATTGTCGGTCACCCGTGAGGTCGGTGGGTTCGATGTCCTGATCGTGTGGCGCAAGGTGCACGGGGAGTGGACACGGTTTTTCCTGTTCAGCACGTTTGGTGGTGACGTCACGGTTCGCTCACTGCTGCGGGCCTGGAAGGCCCGCTGGGGAATTGAGGTGATTCACCGGTTCTTCAAGCAGAACCTGGGACTGGGACGCTGTCATTGCCGGACGATCCAGGCGCAGGAGAACTGGGTGTGGTGCGTGGTGGAGGCCTTTCACGCGGTGTTACGGGTGCGTAGGGAAGTACCGGGAA
- a CDS encoding diguanylate cyclase domain-containing protein codes for MTEHPRPTSLPAAHSPAPRALRVLIVEDSEEDAWTYQHLLRRAAPQVQCTVVSVGADAVDFLQRETPDCVLLDFNLPDMTGLEVLEEARPACAVVMLTGVGDEQVAVQAMNAGAQDYVVKSTLSGPGLLRDLERAVEKYRLQRELTVSRERMQAALGSVDDSLLSLDHDLNLLYLNPAAQRLLNLPAGTLSGAELAGHAAWMFAGPFLKVMRGALDSGERQGAELKAPQGQWLDARVYPSPGGLTVTLRDVTQRRSEEERLRLLESVTVNAREAVVISEAEPVTGEGPRVVYVNEAFTRMTGYTPEEIIGRTPRILQGPDSDRVTLDRIRANLLSWTPVDEIIRNYHKDGTPIWVHLSIVPVANARGWFTHWVSVQRDVTGEVQRERRDRMRRELLEMAAAGRPVEDLLNGLCRLIRLDLGDLIVAGWLREDHLLTLRASVNSDTDALRTSAQEGVAQVDLRRDEGVCATVVRTGQPVIVNDIRRENVVLHRGARETLLARGLHAMWGLPVLSSRADEAPLGVFTVFSDTPRTPTPAELAALQDLTGLASLLLERALAQTEMQRLAMYDGLTGLPNRALYLEYLTQALSRSGHTGERLAVGLLDLDRFKVINDTLGHSAGDELLAQVAQRLRSTFRPSDVVARMGGDEFTLILPFGSDQSVFRSGIQKLLKTCFQTPFRVKGQELFVAASLGLAFAPEHGADGETLLSAADLAMYRAKRTGGGVAVFDPAAGALQPGKVSLETDLYRALERNELELHYQPLFRAGSRELVGAEALCRWRHPRLGMISPGEFIPLAENTGLILPIGAWVLNEACRQLAQWRAQHPHLQVGVNLSPRQFWNPQLVESVQDALNTHGLPGSSLVLEITESVLMNKSFHRRGNSDQHEGPGGRGLKFPGLMGLYAK; via the coding sequence ATGACGGAGCACCCGCGCCCCACCTCCCTGCCTGCCGCGCACAGCCCCGCGCCGCGCGCGCTGCGGGTTCTGATTGTCGAGGACAGCGAGGAGGACGCCTGGACGTACCAGCATCTGCTGCGGCGCGCGGCCCCGCAGGTGCAGTGCACGGTCGTGAGCGTGGGGGCCGACGCGGTGGACTTCCTGCAGCGTGAAACGCCGGACTGCGTGCTGCTGGATTTCAACCTGCCGGACATGACGGGCCTGGAGGTGCTGGAAGAGGCGCGGCCTGCCTGCGCGGTCGTGATGCTGACCGGCGTGGGCGACGAGCAGGTGGCGGTGCAGGCCATGAACGCCGGCGCGCAGGACTATGTGGTGAAATCCACCCTGAGCGGGCCGGGGCTGCTGCGAGACCTGGAACGCGCCGTCGAGAAGTACCGCCTGCAACGCGAACTGACCGTGTCGCGCGAGCGGATGCAGGCGGCGCTGGGCAGCGTGGACGACAGCCTGCTGAGCCTGGATCACGACCTGAATCTGCTGTACCTGAACCCGGCCGCGCAGCGCCTGCTGAATCTGCCAGCAGGGACCCTGAGCGGCGCGGAACTGGCCGGGCACGCCGCGTGGATGTTCGCCGGCCCATTCCTGAAGGTGATGCGCGGCGCGCTGGATTCGGGTGAGCGGCAGGGCGCGGAACTGAAAGCGCCGCAGGGGCAGTGGCTGGACGCGCGGGTGTACCCCAGTCCCGGCGGCCTGACCGTGACGCTGCGGGACGTGACGCAGCGCCGCAGCGAGGAGGAGCGGCTGCGGCTGCTTGAAAGCGTGACCGTGAACGCCCGCGAGGCGGTGGTGATCTCGGAAGCCGAACCGGTGACCGGGGAGGGGCCGCGCGTGGTGTACGTGAACGAGGCCTTCACGCGCATGACCGGGTACACGCCGGAGGAGATCATCGGGCGCACGCCACGCATCCTTCAGGGACCGGACTCCGACCGAGTGACCCTGGACCGCATCCGCGCGAACCTGCTGTCCTGGACACCGGTAGACGAGATCATCCGGAACTACCACAAGGACGGCACGCCCATCTGGGTGCACCTGAGCATCGTGCCGGTCGCCAACGCCCGTGGCTGGTTCACGCACTGGGTCAGCGTGCAGCGCGACGTGACCGGGGAGGTGCAGCGCGAACGCCGGGACCGCATGCGGCGCGAACTGCTGGAAATGGCCGCCGCGGGCCGTCCCGTCGAGGACCTGCTGAATGGCCTGTGCCGCCTGATCCGCCTGGATCTGGGCGACCTGATCGTCGCCGGCTGGCTGCGTGAGGACCACCTGCTCACCCTGCGGGCCAGCGTGAATTCCGACACGGACGCCCTGAGAACCTCAGCTCAGGAAGGAGTCGCGCAGGTGGACCTGCGCCGCGACGAGGGCGTGTGCGCGACTGTGGTCCGCACCGGGCAACCCGTGATCGTGAACGACATCCGCCGCGAGAACGTGGTCTTGCACCGGGGCGCGCGCGAAACGCTGCTGGCCCGCGGCCTGCACGCCATGTGGGGCCTGCCGGTCCTGTCCAGCCGCGCAGACGAGGCGCCACTGGGTGTGTTCACGGTGTTCAGCGACACGCCGCGCACGCCCACACCGGCGGAACTGGCGGCCCTGCAGGACCTGACCGGACTGGCCTCGCTGCTGCTGGAACGCGCACTGGCGCAGACCGAGATGCAGCGGCTGGCCATGTACGACGGCCTGACGGGCCTGCCGAACCGGGCGCTGTACCTGGAGTACCTGACCCAGGCCCTGAGCCGCAGCGGCCACACCGGCGAGCGGCTGGCAGTGGGCCTGCTGGACCTCGACCGCTTCAAGGTCATCAACGACACGCTGGGGCACAGCGCCGGGGACGAACTGCTGGCGCAGGTGGCGCAGCGCCTGCGCAGCACCTTCCGCCCGTCCGACGTGGTCGCCCGCATGGGCGGGGACGAGTTCACGCTGATCCTCCCGTTCGGCAGTGACCAGAGCGTGTTCCGTAGCGGCATTCAGAAACTGCTCAAGACCTGTTTCCAGACGCCGTTCCGGGTCAAGGGTCAGGAACTGTTCGTCGCGGCGAGCCTGGGGCTGGCCTTCGCGCCTGAACACGGCGCCGACGGCGAGACGCTGCTGAGCGCCGCTGACCTCGCCATGTACCGCGCCAAACGCACCGGCGGCGGCGTGGCCGTGTTCGACCCGGCCGCCGGCGCGCTGCAACCCGGCAAGGTCAGCCTGGAAACCGACCTGTACCGCGCGCTGGAACGCAACGAACTCGAGCTGCACTACCAGCCGCTGTTCCGCGCCGGATCGCGCGAACTGGTCGGCGCCGAAGCCCTGTGCCGCTGGCGGCACCCGCGCCTGGGCATGATCTCGCCGGGCGAGTTCATTCCGCTGGCCGAGAACACCGGGCTGATCCTGCCGATCGGCGCGTGGGTGCTGAACGAGGCGTGCCGTCAACTCGCGCAGTGGCGCGCGCAGCACCCGCACCTGCAGGTGGGCGTGAACCTCAGCCCCCGGCAATTCTGGAATCCGCAACTGGTGGAATCCGTTCAGGACGCCCTGAACACCCACGGCCTGCCGGGTTCCTCACTGGTGCTGGAAATCACGGAAAGCGTCCTGATGAACAAGAGTTTCCACAGGCGAGGGAATAGCGACCAGCACGAAGGCCCAGGAGGCAGGGGCTTGAAATTCCCCGGTCTCATGGGCCTTTATGCGAAGTGA